One window of Microcoleus vaginatus PCC 9802 genomic DNA carries:
- a CDS encoding response regulator — MTQTQTILLVEDNPVDILLMQRAFRNETFANTSLQIVRDGDAAVFYLNGDGEYSDRDRYPLPAIILLDLKLPRRSGHEVLIWLRQQPELKRLPVVMLTSSRQTLDVKRAYDLGANSYLVKPVGFASLLEMMQSFNEYWLNYTELPESREFSGL, encoded by the coding sequence ATGACCCAAACGCAGACGATTTTGCTAGTGGAAGATAACCCCGTTGATATTCTATTGATGCAGCGGGCATTTCGCAATGAGACTTTTGCTAATACTTCGCTGCAAATTGTCCGAGATGGAGATGCAGCGGTTTTTTATTTAAATGGGGACGGAGAATACAGCGATCGCGATCGCTATCCTTTACCTGCGATAATTTTACTAGACTTGAAATTGCCCAGGCGATCGGGTCACGAGGTTCTAATTTGGCTGAGGCAGCAGCCGGAACTAAAACGCTTGCCGGTGGTTATGCTTACTTCTTCTAGGCAAACACTTGATGTCAAGCGAGCTTACGATTTAGGGGCAAATTCTTATTTGGTTAAACCAGTCGGGTTTGCTTCTTTATTGGAAATGATGCAGAGTTTTAACGAGTATTGGCTCAACTATACCGAACTGCCGGAATCTAGAGAATTTTCTGGTTTGTAG